The genomic DNA CTGGTTTCATTTATATTTTTAGGACTGTCTGATAGATAAAAAGCTCCAAATATTATTAAAACTAAAACAATAGCTACTACAGGAACAAGAATTAACTTACTTTTAGAACTATCTTTTGACATAAGCAAAAACCTCCCTTAGTTGAATATTAATTTATTGTAATAAATATAAAAGTTTTTATAAAATTACTTTAAAGTTTTAAGATAACTGTCTATCTAAAATGGTTGAAATGTGAAAAATCAGCAAATATTCCTTTTTTAAAACAAAAGTTAATATATTTTATAAAAGAAAAAAACATATTGAAAGACTTTAAGGGTTTTATTATGACAAAAGAAAAACGATTATTTGGAACTTTTGGAGTTAGAAGAACTGCAAATGATGTATTAACTCCAGAATTCGCTTCAAGATTAGCTACATGTTATGGTAATGTATTTAAAGGAAAGATAGCTGTTGGTGGAGATACAAGAACCAGTACAATTATGCTTAAAAATGCCTTAATTGCAGGATTGCTTTCTGCAGGTTGTGATGTTGTGGACTTAGGTATTTTACCAACTCCTGCAGTGTAATTTAAATTGCTTTTTATAATTTATAAAAAACGTGAAGAAGAATAATTCTTTACTTTTTTAAATCTTTTTTCCATGGGCAATAGTTACTATCCCTGGAATTTTATCTACTTTTAATTTATATATAGCTTCAATCCCTTCCTTTTCAAAAGCAACACATTCTTTTTTTAGTACTTTATTTGAAATCAGTGCAGCTGTTGGAGGGCAAACAACAAAAATAGAATTGTTTTTATTTAATTCATCAACGGTTTTTTCACTTAAAGACCCTTTTCCAATATGGATCTTAACTCCATTTTCAGATAAAAAAGGTATCGTAGACTCTATTTCATATTTATTACTTGTTGTTGGAGCTATTCCTGCATCACTTACTGCTGTGTGCATTATAGCTATTCCTTCTAAATCAAAAGGAGTTTCATTGTTTTCAATAGCTTTTACTAATTTTGGAAGTGCAGCATCTCTTCCAGTATATATAGTTCCAGATATAGCTATTTTATCTCCTACTTTTAATTGAGATATATCTTTATCTGTAGCTGGTGTTTTAACTTCAATCATAAAAATCAAAAAAATAAAATTGGTGGTAAAGAAGCTAGAAAGCTCCTCCACCTCCT from Methanobrevibacter woesei includes the following:
- a CDS encoding fumarate hydratase C-terminal domain-containing protein, which gives rise to MIEVKTPATDKDISQLKVGDKIAISGTIYTGRDAALPKLVKAIENNETPFDLEGIAIMHTAVSDAGIAPTTSNKYEIESTIPFLSENGVKIHIGKGSLSEKTVDELNKNNSIFVVCPPTAALISNKVLKKECVAFEKEGIEAIYKLKVDKIPGIVTIAHGKKI